One part of the Salinimonas iocasae genome encodes these proteins:
- a CDS encoding response regulator — protein MDKFPPPVDNADLRVLIIDNQSLVHDQIIHALREVGITKVSCALNAYHALRECDNQQFDFVLIAFNISHDKDGFHLFEELKHHQHITDKTTVIFLSAETSHELVNCIVELQPDDFWVKPLDRKRIESRLHYLISIRRKLHKLLHCLHQRDYAAAIYYAERHLNDLQMQEFHPRLKRTIGECLMALREFDQAEQHYLNVSEQCDHAWVHVGLAKSLFRQKKAEAGEALVEDLLERDDTRFQVLDLMAQFYLEQEAYDKAYEKIKQASSLAPRNIERNRRLWDLARLNRDRHGQLKAVQNMARFAKNSIHDSPELTLNVIRSTLDLATSLSQDEADQLIKRADYDMTQLRSKKGVGRELSDQLDVIRARMLCISNQKRDAEAIMQAKRPDLNGLSMEDNLDKMKAFHELGMKEHCLSLLDKIRQQIEGDTFSSHVVDEYLKQEEIERRDISFTTKELKEMAAVNYKENRMMPAYNNLRQALQLSPDNRQIALSLLKVLTQLNKKDLLNEEQVETMYRAARALSGDTLPASQVQKRDQYFTVLNIDQESLRVPADM, from the coding sequence ATGGATAAATTTCCCCCACCGGTTGATAACGCCGATCTTCGGGTGTTAATTATTGACAATCAAAGTTTAGTACACGACCAGATTATTCACGCCCTCAGGGAAGTGGGGATCACCAAAGTCAGTTGTGCGTTAAATGCTTATCATGCTCTTAGAGAGTGCGACAATCAGCAGTTCGACTTTGTATTGATTGCCTTTAATATCAGCCACGATAAGGATGGGTTTCACTTATTCGAAGAGCTGAAACATCACCAACATATTACTGATAAAACCACGGTTATTTTTCTAAGTGCTGAAACCAGTCATGAACTGGTTAACTGTATTGTTGAACTGCAACCTGACGATTTCTGGGTCAAGCCGCTTGACCGAAAACGTATTGAAAGCCGCCTGCATTATTTGATCTCCATTCGCCGCAAGTTACACAAGTTGCTTCATTGTCTGCATCAGCGAGATTATGCGGCAGCAATTTATTATGCAGAGCGACACCTGAACGATCTGCAGATGCAGGAATTCCACCCGCGGCTTAAAAGAACTATTGGCGAATGCCTGATGGCATTGCGTGAATTTGATCAGGCCGAGCAGCACTATCTTAATGTGTCAGAGCAATGTGATCATGCGTGGGTGCATGTTGGTCTGGCTAAGAGCCTGTTCAGGCAGAAAAAAGCAGAAGCGGGTGAAGCATTGGTTGAGGATTTACTGGAACGCGACGATACCCGCTTTCAGGTACTGGATTTAATGGCCCAGTTTTATCTGGAACAGGAAGCGTATGACAAGGCCTATGAAAAAATAAAACAGGCAAGCAGTCTGGCCCCCAGAAATATCGAACGCAATCGGCGTCTATGGGATTTAGCCCGGCTAAACAGAGATCGCCATGGACAGCTGAAAGCAGTGCAGAACATGGCGCGTTTTGCTAAAAACTCAATCCACGATTCGCCGGAACTAACTTTGAATGTTATTCGTTCAACGTTAGATTTGGCTACCAGTCTCAGTCAGGATGAAGCCGATCAGCTAATTAAGCGAGCTGACTATGATATGACTCAGCTTCGCAGTAAAAAAGGGGTAGGGCGGGAGCTTTCAGACCAGCTTGATGTAATCAGGGCGAGAATGTTGTGTATCAGTAATCAAAAGCGCGATGCAGAAGCGATTATGCAGGCCAAAAGGCCCGACCTGAACGGATTGTCGATGGAAGACAATCTGGACAAAATGAAAGCGTTTCATGAGCTCGGTATGAAAGAGCATTGCCTTTCGCTACTGGATAAAATTCGCCAGCAAATTGAGGGAGATACGTTTTCCTCACATGTGGTTGACGAATATCTCAAACAGGAAGAAATTGAGCGACGAGATATTAGCTTTACTACCAAAGAGTTAAAGGAAATGGCGGCGGTGAATTACAAGGAAAACCGCATGATGCCAGCTTATAATAATCTGCGTCAGGCGTTGCAGTTATCACCCGACAACCGACAGATTGCGTTAAGTCTGCTTAAAGTGCTTACTCAGCTAAATAAAAAAGACCTGTTAAATGAAGAACAGGTCGAAACCATGTACCGCGCCGCGCGTGCGTTAAGTGGCGACACGCTGCCCGCCAGTCAGGTGCAAAAGCGAGACCAGTACTTTACCGTGCTCAACATTGATCAGGAGAGCCTCAGGGTGCCAGCGGACATGTGA
- the ahpF gene encoding alkyl hydroperoxide reductase subunit F, with translation MLTKEILQALKGYAESMKKEVTFVLQTGEHSKRDELVTFLSDIAGVSDNIKFEERDTDGVLRSSLSFLLEADGNDTGIRFSGIPAGHEFNSLVLAMLHASGGSELKIDDSLKSIVKGVSDDLHFEVFISLSCHNCPEVVQALNQFALLNPNITTEMIDGGLYQNVVEERDIQGVPSVYLNGELFANGKVDAAVLIDKLLERDPSLKDANKGESLPLQDVTVIGGGPAGVSSAIYSARKGLKVAMVADRFGGQVKDTMGIENLISVPKTTGPELVGNLAEHMKDYDITFKEHVRVEKIEKGNVKTITLSSGETIKTRSIIIATGARWKQLGIPGEQENVGNGVAYCPHCDGPFFKGKDVAVIGGGNSGIEAALDLAGIVKSVTVFEFMPELKADKVLIDQAEKRDNVTIIRNAATKEIIADNGKVAAIDYQDRETEETHRKHLSGVFVQIGLVPNSQFLTETLDLTQYGEIIVDEKCNTSEPGIFAAGDVTTVPYKQIVVSLGEGAKASLAAFEYLLTHQTEEEISEVA, from the coding sequence GTGTTAACTAAAGAAATTTTACAAGCGCTGAAAGGCTATGCTGAGTCTATGAAGAAAGAGGTAACGTTCGTTCTGCAGACTGGCGAACACAGCAAGCGTGACGAACTCGTGACGTTTCTGTCAGATATTGCCGGCGTAAGCGATAATATCAAGTTTGAAGAGCGAGATACCGATGGCGTTTTGCGTAGCTCGCTAAGCTTTCTTTTAGAAGCAGACGGTAACGATACCGGTATTCGTTTTTCGGGTATTCCGGCAGGACATGAGTTCAATTCACTGGTATTGGCAATGTTGCATGCTTCTGGTGGCTCAGAGCTTAAAATTGACGACAGCCTGAAAAGCATCGTTAAGGGCGTATCTGATGATCTCCACTTTGAAGTATTCATTAGCCTTAGCTGCCATAACTGTCCGGAAGTGGTTCAGGCATTGAACCAATTTGCGCTGCTAAATCCAAATATAACCACTGAAATGATCGACGGCGGACTGTACCAGAATGTTGTTGAAGAGCGTGACATTCAGGGGGTACCTTCTGTGTACCTCAACGGTGAATTATTCGCCAATGGTAAGGTTGATGCCGCGGTATTGATAGATAAGTTGCTTGAACGGGATCCTTCGCTTAAAGATGCAAACAAAGGTGAGAGTTTGCCGCTTCAGGATGTCACTGTCATCGGCGGCGGTCCGGCTGGTGTGAGTTCAGCAATTTACAGTGCTCGTAAAGGCCTGAAAGTTGCGATGGTTGCAGACCGTTTTGGCGGGCAGGTGAAAGACACCATGGGCATCGAAAACCTGATTTCTGTACCTAAGACTACCGGCCCGGAGCTTGTTGGTAATCTGGCTGAGCACATGAAGGACTATGACATCACGTTTAAAGAGCATGTGCGGGTTGAAAAGATTGAAAAAGGTAATGTAAAGACTATTACGTTGTCTTCAGGCGAAACAATTAAAACGCGCTCAATCATAATTGCAACCGGTGCGCGCTGGAAGCAATTGGGCATACCCGGTGAGCAGGAAAACGTAGGTAATGGCGTTGCATACTGTCCTCACTGCGATGGTCCGTTCTTTAAAGGCAAAGATGTCGCTGTAATCGGTGGTGGTAACTCAGGCATCGAGGCTGCACTTGATTTGGCCGGAATCGTAAAATCAGTGACAGTATTTGAGTTTATGCCTGAGCTGAAAGCTGACAAAGTACTGATAGATCAGGCAGAAAAGCGTGACAACGTAACTATTATACGTAACGCTGCAACCAAAGAAATCATCGCTGACAATGGCAAAGTTGCGGCGATTGACTATCAGGACAGGGAGACAGAAGAGACGCATCGTAAGCACCTGTCTGGCGTATTCGTTCAGATTGGTCTGGTGCCAAACAGTCAGTTTTTGACTGAAACGCTTGATTTGACCCAGTATGGCGAAATCATTGTCGATGAAAAATGCAATACATCTGAGCCTGGTATCTTTGCCGCCGGTGATGTTACAACAGTGCCGTACAAGCAAATTGTTGTGTCATTGGGTGAGGGTGCAAAAGCGTCACTGGCAGCATTTGAATATCTGCTGACTCATCAGACAGAAGAAGAGATCTCTGAAGTAGCCTGA
- a CDS encoding DUF2252 family protein, with the protein MTTPESCSPERAAFITEQIVRTDASTPDAMINKHNKMADNPFSFYRGSAQLFYADLHAGNIKVPTPLHRLPLTCVTGDCHLSNFGFITEEGSHGDNVIFAPNDFDDACVGHAHWDIIRYLCSLILAADYCQGIESGQYLHPKNKADKPAVSQTDVTKAMSLFLEQYIATCQALHTGLLPRDAAVESVPEGAKLHKAFCKAQRRSALGEEFVTKSALAKAIYMADDGLQFIQNTDKFSPLASHHYNEIAAAFAPYMDDEIIDIVVRNNAGTGSVNLERFYFLIGPARPHDEQSFARCHIVEVKQQREAAPLYYFRNLSPINRLNPAHLTARCQRRMQRRPDLLLDEAIWQNKHYLVRSRHHARVSIKPEDIGLGKKNIAGGFDDFAALCGKTLALAHARSDRRSTRYEEQASRVIAANSHALVDSASLYANQVMSDYAWFVGALSEN; encoded by the coding sequence ATGACAACACCTGAATCCTGTAGTCCAGAACGAGCAGCATTTATTACTGAGCAGATAGTGCGCACAGACGCTAGTACGCCTGATGCGATGATTAATAAACACAATAAGATGGCAGATAATCCATTTTCGTTTTACCGGGGAAGTGCACAGCTTTTCTACGCGGATTTGCATGCCGGCAATATTAAGGTGCCGACGCCGCTACACAGATTACCGCTGACCTGCGTCACCGGCGACTGCCATCTTTCAAACTTCGGCTTTATTACGGAGGAAGGTTCACACGGCGATAACGTAATTTTTGCTCCCAATGACTTTGATGATGCATGTGTTGGCCATGCCCACTGGGATATAATCCGATACCTGTGCTCACTAATACTGGCGGCAGATTACTGTCAGGGTATTGAATCCGGTCAATATCTGCACCCAAAAAATAAGGCAGACAAACCCGCCGTTTCACAAACTGATGTGACTAAAGCGATGTCTTTATTTTTAGAGCAGTATATTGCTACCTGTCAGGCACTACATACTGGATTGTTGCCTCGCGACGCGGCGGTAGAGTCGGTCCCGGAAGGCGCGAAACTGCACAAGGCATTCTGTAAAGCTCAGCGCCGCAGCGCACTGGGCGAAGAATTTGTCACTAAAAGCGCATTGGCTAAAGCTATATACATGGCTGATGACGGGCTTCAGTTTATTCAAAACACTGACAAATTTTCGCCACTGGCATCTCATCACTATAACGAGATTGCCGCGGCATTCGCACCGTACATGGATGATGAAATTATCGATATCGTCGTGCGTAACAATGCAGGTACCGGTTCGGTCAATCTTGAGCGGTTTTACTTTTTGATCGGCCCGGCAAGGCCACATGACGAACAAAGCTTTGCCCGCTGTCACATCGTTGAAGTCAAACAGCAGCGTGAAGCAGCACCACTTTATTACTTCAGAAACCTTTCACCAATTAACCGCCTCAACCCGGCACATCTTACTGCCCGCTGCCAGCGCCGGATGCAGCGCAGGCCTGACTTATTACTGGATGAAGCAATCTGGCAGAACAAGCATTACTTAGTACGTTCCCGCCATCATGCCAGGGTAAGTATAAAGCCGGAAGATATTGGACTGGGAAAAAAGAATATTGCAGGTGGATTTGATGATTTTGCTGCATTGTGCGGCAAAACGCTGGCACTGGCTCATGCCAGAAGCGACCGCCGCTCCACACGATATGAAGAGCAGGCTTCACGGGTGATAGCTGCAAATAGTCATGCACTTGTTGACAGTGCTTCCCTGTACGCTAATCAGGTAATGTCAGACTACGCGTGGTTTGTTGGCGCTCTTTCAGAAAATTAA
- the ahpC gene encoding alkyl hydroperoxide reductase subunit C, with amino-acid sequence MINTAIKPFKANAFKKGEFVEVSSEDIKGKWAVFVFYPADFTFVCPTELGDIADKYEELQSRGVEVFSVSTDTHFTHAAWHQSSETIGKIDFAMIGDPTGEITRNFDCMRENMGLADRATFVVDPDGIVQAMEITAEGIGRDADDLVRKVKAAQYVAEHPGEVCPAKWKEGEETLAPSLDLVGKI; translated from the coding sequence TTGATTAACACTGCTATCAAACCTTTCAAAGCAAATGCATTTAAAAAAGGCGAGTTTGTAGAAGTAAGCAGCGAAGATATTAAAGGCAAGTGGGCTGTATTTGTTTTCTATCCAGCTGACTTTACTTTCGTATGTCCTACTGAGCTTGGCGACATTGCAGACAAATATGAAGAGCTGCAGTCTCGTGGCGTAGAAGTTTTCTCAGTATCAACTGATACACACTTCACACACGCAGCATGGCATCAGTCGTCAGAAACCATCGGTAAAATTGATTTTGCGATGATTGGTGACCCAACGGGTGAAATTACACGCAACTTCGATTGTATGCGTGAAAACATGGGTCTTGCTGACCGTGCAACATTCGTTGTAGACCCTGATGGTATCGTTCAGGCGATGGAAATTACAGCTGAAGGCATTGGTCGTGACGCTGATGACCTGGTACGCAAAGTTAAAGCAGCGCAATATGTTGCAGAACATCCAGGTGAAGTATGTCCCGCAAAATGGAAAGAAGGTGAAGAAACACTGGCACCTTCACTGGACCTTGTAGGAAAAATCTAA
- a CDS encoding TetR/AcrR family transcriptional regulator — translation MSADKVSGDTAAGEKMPRDKKPSRQRIVDAAIDIAINQGPKVLTLDKVADKCGMSKGGIMHHFKNKEALLEALLANMMNTFRCYEDDIVSEQDALLPITRVLKSREQIHDHVNLDYARILLVAATEGESLMAPIQSRFEEFVEELKADESRYFDSLLLWLAADGLSFQELISVSPFSEDERKSIRHKLIKMAESLGENTREK, via the coding sequence ATGAGTGCTGATAAAGTGTCCGGTGATACAGCTGCCGGAGAAAAAATGCCCAGAGATAAAAAGCCGTCCAGGCAGCGCATTGTGGATGCTGCTATCGATATCGCAATAAACCAGGGGCCGAAAGTGCTCACACTGGATAAAGTGGCAGATAAGTGCGGTATGAGTAAGGGCGGTATCATGCACCACTTCAAGAACAAAGAAGCATTACTTGAAGCATTACTTGCCAACATGATGAATACATTTCGCTGTTATGAAGACGATATTGTCAGCGAGCAGGATGCGCTGTTGCCTATTACCCGGGTGTTAAAGAGTCGGGAACAAATTCATGATCATGTCAACCTGGACTACGCCCGCATATTACTGGTGGCCGCTACCGAAGGTGAATCTTTAATGGCCCCCATCCAGTCACGCTTCGAAGAATTTGTTGAAGAACTTAAAGCCGATGAATCCCGCTATTTCGACAGCCTGTTACTTTGGTTAGCTGCCGATGGACTAAGCTTTCAGGAGCTTATTTCAGTCAGTCCTTTCAGTGAGGACGAGCGTAAGTCAATCCGCCATAAACTGATTAAAATGGCTGAATCGTTAGGAGAAAATACCCGTGAGAAATAA